A genome region from Vulpes lagopus strain Blue_001 chromosome 7, ASM1834538v1, whole genome shotgun sequence includes the following:
- the PLK5 gene encoding inactive serine/threonine-protein kinase PLK5 isoform X3 translates to MEPGPRRPRTSRPPVSAFLRDPSSGRVYRRGKLIGKGAFSRCYKLMDMSTSAVFALKVVPRAGGATLVARGKVDREIALHSRLKHRNIVALHGHFADRENVYMVLEYCSRQSLAHVLEARRTLTEPEVRYYLRGLVSGLRYLHQRRIVHRDLKPSNFFLNKNMVVKIGDLGLAARVGPGGHCHRVLCGTPNFLAPEVISRNGHSCQSDLWALGCIMYTVLTGTPPFMVAPLSEMYQNIRDGRYPEPAHLSPNARRLIARLLAPNPAERPSLDHLLQDDFFTQGFTPDRLPARSCYSPPFFTVPQPLGRLFRKVGRLLLPQCRPPCPITASEASGPGEGGSDPDPMEWGSEATLLDTGAPHPEVPVHLLTHGTLRSDPAGPKGSQRQEVEVAIRNLRLCLDPGLPDPPDTPYPATQDPPGEQWPILWAPKWVDYSSKYGFGYQLSDGGSGVLLRDGTHMALRPPGESDTRDRRQVVGLARQGMAAARVVAEGRKGAAAGLGRSERPRGQPSVLRARPGGAGNVHPEGRAPPAGRQAGRPPALHLLPTAAACAPGGGPALAPPSGPQPLLAALPCVRAGVAAALQRRDGADQRQGQGRRGSPGAEWRRRGAAAHGLGRRPAPHLLPPGRPAEPRLRPTSPPAPCPRSSHAAEHLVPPAR, encoded by the exons ATGGAGCccgggccgcggcggccgcgCACTTCCCGCCCGCCGGTCTCCGCCTTCCTGCGCGACCCGAGCTCCGGGCGCGTGTACCGGCGCGGGAAGCTCATCGGCAAG GGCGCCTTCAGCCGCTGCTACAAGCTGATGGACATGTCCACCAGTGCCGTGTTTGCCCTCAAGGTGGTGCCTCGCGCTGGGGGCGCGACCTTAGTCGCCCGTGGTAAG GTGGACCGGGAGATCGCCCTGCACAGCCGCCTGAAGCACCGCAACATTGTAGCCCTCCACGGACACTTTGCTGACCGCGAGAACGTGTACATGGTGCTGGAGTACTGCAGCCGCCAG TCACTGGCCCACGTTCTGGAGGCGCGGCGGACTCTGACGGAGCCCGAGGTGCGCTACTACCTGCGGGGCCTGGTCAGCGGGCTGCGCTACCTGCATCAGCGGCGCATCGTGCACCGTGACCTGAAGCCCA gtAACTTCTTCCTGAACAAGAACATGGTGGTAAAGATTGGAGACCTGGGGCTGGCCGCCAGGGTGGGCCCGGGGGGCCACTGCCACAG AGTGCTCTGCGGGACCCCAAACTTCCTGGCCCCAGAGGTCATCTCCAGGAATGGGCACTCCTGCCAGTCAGACCTCTGGGCTCTTGGCTGCATCAT GTACACAGTGCTGACTGGCACCCCTCCCTTCATGGTGGCTCCCCTGTCCGAGATGTACCAAAACATCCGAGACGGCCGCTACCCCGAGCCCGCCCACCTGTCACCCAACGCGCGCCGCCTCATCGCCCGCCTGCTGGCGCCCAACCCAGCGGAACGGCCCAGCCTGGACCACCTGCTGCAGGACGACTTCTTCACCCAG GGTTTCACCCCGGACCGGCTGCCAGCCCGCTCCTGCTACAGCCCACCCTTCTTCACCGTGCCCCAGCCTCTGGGCAGGCTCTTCCGGAAGGTGGGCCGGCTGCTCCTGCCCCAGTGCCGGCCCCCCT GCCCCATCACGGCTAGCGAGGCCTCGGGCCCAGGAGAAGGTGGATCAGATCCTGACCCCATGGAGTGGGGCAGTGAG GCCACCCTGTTGGACACAGGGGCTCCCCACCCGGAGGTCCCCGTCCACCTGCTCACCCATGGGACCCTCAGGAGCGACCCAGCGG ggcccaaggggagccagaggcaggaggtggaggtggcCATCAGAAACCTGCGGCTCTGCCTGGACCCGGGCCTCCCAG ACCCCCCTGACACCCCTTACCCAGCCACACAGGACCCCCCAGGAGAGCAGTGGCCCATCCTCTGGGCCCCCAAGTGGGTGGATTATTCCAGCAAGTACGGCTTCGGCTACCAGCTGTCGGATGGGGGCAGCGGTGTCCTGCTTCGGGATGGCACGCACATGGCCCTGCGCCCCCCGGGGGA GAGTGACACAAGGGACCGCAGGCAGGTGGTTGGCCTAGCCAGGCAGGGAATGGCAGCGGCCAGGGTGGTGGCTGAAGGACGCAAGGGGGCTGCAGCTGGACTTGGGAGGTCGGAGCGGCCACGAGGCCAG CCGAGTGTGCTACGTGCCCGGCCGGGGGGAGCTGGAAACGTTCACCCCGAGGGACGTGCCCCGCCCGCTGGCCGCCAAGCTGGCCGTCCTCCGGCTCTTCACCTGCTGCCTACGGCGGCGGCGTGTGCGCCAG GAGGGGGCCCGGCCCTCGCCCCCCCCAGCGGCCCCCAGCCTCTGCTTGCTGCGCTTCCTTGTGTCCGAGCGGGCGTTGCTGCTGCTCTTCAGCGACGGGACGGTGCAG atcagcggcaggggcaggggcgacGGGGCTCACCTGGTGCTGAGTGGCGGCGGCGAGGAGCTGCGGCTCACGGTCTGGGAAGGCGGCCAGCCCCGCACCTCCTACCCCCGGGGCGCCCTGCAGAGCCCCGGCTGCGCCCCACAAGCCCGCCCGCACCTTGTCCACGCTCTTCACATGCTGCAGAGCATCTAGTGCCCCCTGCAAGGTGA
- the PLK5 gene encoding inactive serine/threonine-protein kinase PLK5 isoform X8 yields MVLEYCSRQSLAHVLEARRTLTEPEVRYYLRGLVSGLRYLHQRRIVHRDLKPSNFFLNKNMVVKIGDLGLAARVGPGGHCHRVLCGTPNFLAPEVISRNGHSCQSDLWALGCIMYTVLTGTPPFMVAPLSEMYQNIRDGRYPEPAHLSPNARRLIARLLAPNPAERPSLDHLLQDDFFTQGFTPDRLPARSCYSPPFFTVPQPLGRLFRKVGRLLLPQCRPPCPITASEASGPGEGGSDPDPMEWGSEATLLDTGAPHPEVPVHLLTHGTLRSDPAGPKGSQRQEVEVAIRNLRLCLDPGLPDPPDTPYPATQDPPGEQWPILWAPKWVDYSSKYGFGYQLSDGGSGVLLRDGTHMALRPPGESDTRDRRQVVGLARQGMAAARVVAEGRKGAAAGLGRSERPRGQPSVLRARPGGAGNVHPEGRAPPAGRQAGRPPALHLLPTAAACAPGGGPALAPPSGPQPLLAALPCVRAGVAAALQRRDGADQRQGQGRRGSPGAEWRRRGAAAHGLGRRPAPHLLPPGRPAEPRLRPTSPPAPCPRSSHAAEHLVPPAR; encoded by the exons ATGGTGCTGGAGTACTGCAGCCGCCAG TCACTGGCCCACGTTCTGGAGGCGCGGCGGACTCTGACGGAGCCCGAGGTGCGCTACTACCTGCGGGGCCTGGTCAGCGGGCTGCGCTACCTGCATCAGCGGCGCATCGTGCACCGTGACCTGAAGCCCA gtAACTTCTTCCTGAACAAGAACATGGTGGTAAAGATTGGAGACCTGGGGCTGGCCGCCAGGGTGGGCCCGGGGGGCCACTGCCACAG AGTGCTCTGCGGGACCCCAAACTTCCTGGCCCCAGAGGTCATCTCCAGGAATGGGCACTCCTGCCAGTCAGACCTCTGGGCTCTTGGCTGCATCAT GTACACAGTGCTGACTGGCACCCCTCCCTTCATGGTGGCTCCCCTGTCCGAGATGTACCAAAACATCCGAGACGGCCGCTACCCCGAGCCCGCCCACCTGTCACCCAACGCGCGCCGCCTCATCGCCCGCCTGCTGGCGCCCAACCCAGCGGAACGGCCCAGCCTGGACCACCTGCTGCAGGACGACTTCTTCACCCAG GGTTTCACCCCGGACCGGCTGCCAGCCCGCTCCTGCTACAGCCCACCCTTCTTCACCGTGCCCCAGCCTCTGGGCAGGCTCTTCCGGAAGGTGGGCCGGCTGCTCCTGCCCCAGTGCCGGCCCCCCT GCCCCATCACGGCTAGCGAGGCCTCGGGCCCAGGAGAAGGTGGATCAGATCCTGACCCCATGGAGTGGGGCAGTGAG GCCACCCTGTTGGACACAGGGGCTCCCCACCCGGAGGTCCCCGTCCACCTGCTCACCCATGGGACCCTCAGGAGCGACCCAGCGG ggcccaaggggagccagaggcaggaggtggaggtggcCATCAGAAACCTGCGGCTCTGCCTGGACCCGGGCCTCCCAG ACCCCCCTGACACCCCTTACCCAGCCACACAGGACCCCCCAGGAGAGCAGTGGCCCATCCTCTGGGCCCCCAAGTGGGTGGATTATTCCAGCAAGTACGGCTTCGGCTACCAGCTGTCGGATGGGGGCAGCGGTGTCCTGCTTCGGGATGGCACGCACATGGCCCTGCGCCCCCCGGGGGA GAGTGACACAAGGGACCGCAGGCAGGTGGTTGGCCTAGCCAGGCAGGGAATGGCAGCGGCCAGGGTGGTGGCTGAAGGACGCAAGGGGGCTGCAGCTGGACTTGGGAGGTCGGAGCGGCCACGAGGCCAG CCGAGTGTGCTACGTGCCCGGCCGGGGGGAGCTGGAAACGTTCACCCCGAGGGACGTGCCCCGCCCGCTGGCCGCCAAGCTGGCCGTCCTCCGGCTCTTCACCTGCTGCCTACGGCGGCGGCGTGTGCGCCAG GAGGGGGCCCGGCCCTCGCCCCCCCCAGCGGCCCCCAGCCTCTGCTTGCTGCGCTTCCTTGTGTCCGAGCGGGCGTTGCTGCTGCTCTTCAGCGACGGGACGGTGCAG atcagcggcaggggcaggggcgacGGGGCTCACCTGGTGCTGAGTGGCGGCGGCGAGGAGCTGCGGCTCACGGTCTGGGAAGGCGGCCAGCCCCGCACCTCCTACCCCCGGGGCGCCCTGCAGAGCCCCGGCTGCGCCCCACAAGCCCGCCCGCACCTTGTCCACGCTCTTCACATGCTGCAGAGCATCTAGTGCCCCCTGCAAGGTGA
- the PLK5 gene encoding inactive serine/threonine-protein kinase PLK5 isoform X7 produces MDMSTSAVFALKVVPRAGGATLVARGKVDREIALHSRLKHRNIVALHGHFADRENVYMVLEYCSRQSLAHVLEARRTLTEPEVRYYLRGLVSGLRYLHQRRIVHRDLKPSNFFLNKNMVVKIGDLGLAARVGPGGHCHRVLCGTPNFLAPEVISRNGHSCQSDLWALGCIMYTVLTGTPPFMVAPLSEMYQNIRDGRYPEPAHLSPNARRLIARLLAPNPAERPSLDHLLQDDFFTQGFTPDRLPARSCYSPPFFTVPQPLGRLFRKVGRLLLPQCRPPCPITASEASGPGEGGSDPDPMEWGSEATLLDTGAPHPEVPVHLLTHGTLRSDPAGPKGSQRQEVEVAIRNLRLCLDPGLPDPPDTPYPATQDPPGEQWPILWAPKWVDYSSKYGFGYQLSDGGSGVLLRDGTHMALRPPGESDTRDRRQVVGLARQGMAAARVVAEGRKGAAAGLGRSERPRGQPSVLRARPGGAGNVHPEGRAPPAGRQAGRPPALHLLPTAAACAPGGGPALAPPSGPQPLLAALPCVRAGVAAALQRRDGADQRQGQGRRGSPGAEWRRRGAAAHGLGRRPAPHLLPPGRPAEPRLRPTSPPAPCPRSSHAAEHLVPPAR; encoded by the exons ATGGACATGTCCACCAGTGCCGTGTTTGCCCTCAAGGTGGTGCCTCGCGCTGGGGGCGCGACCTTAGTCGCCCGTGGTAAG GTGGACCGGGAGATCGCCCTGCACAGCCGCCTGAAGCACCGCAACATTGTAGCCCTCCACGGACACTTTGCTGACCGCGAGAACGTGTACATGGTGCTGGAGTACTGCAGCCGCCAG TCACTGGCCCACGTTCTGGAGGCGCGGCGGACTCTGACGGAGCCCGAGGTGCGCTACTACCTGCGGGGCCTGGTCAGCGGGCTGCGCTACCTGCATCAGCGGCGCATCGTGCACCGTGACCTGAAGCCCA gtAACTTCTTCCTGAACAAGAACATGGTGGTAAAGATTGGAGACCTGGGGCTGGCCGCCAGGGTGGGCCCGGGGGGCCACTGCCACAG AGTGCTCTGCGGGACCCCAAACTTCCTGGCCCCAGAGGTCATCTCCAGGAATGGGCACTCCTGCCAGTCAGACCTCTGGGCTCTTGGCTGCATCAT GTACACAGTGCTGACTGGCACCCCTCCCTTCATGGTGGCTCCCCTGTCCGAGATGTACCAAAACATCCGAGACGGCCGCTACCCCGAGCCCGCCCACCTGTCACCCAACGCGCGCCGCCTCATCGCCCGCCTGCTGGCGCCCAACCCAGCGGAACGGCCCAGCCTGGACCACCTGCTGCAGGACGACTTCTTCACCCAG GGTTTCACCCCGGACCGGCTGCCAGCCCGCTCCTGCTACAGCCCACCCTTCTTCACCGTGCCCCAGCCTCTGGGCAGGCTCTTCCGGAAGGTGGGCCGGCTGCTCCTGCCCCAGTGCCGGCCCCCCT GCCCCATCACGGCTAGCGAGGCCTCGGGCCCAGGAGAAGGTGGATCAGATCCTGACCCCATGGAGTGGGGCAGTGAG GCCACCCTGTTGGACACAGGGGCTCCCCACCCGGAGGTCCCCGTCCACCTGCTCACCCATGGGACCCTCAGGAGCGACCCAGCGG ggcccaaggggagccagaggcaggaggtggaggtggcCATCAGAAACCTGCGGCTCTGCCTGGACCCGGGCCTCCCAG ACCCCCCTGACACCCCTTACCCAGCCACACAGGACCCCCCAGGAGAGCAGTGGCCCATCCTCTGGGCCCCCAAGTGGGTGGATTATTCCAGCAAGTACGGCTTCGGCTACCAGCTGTCGGATGGGGGCAGCGGTGTCCTGCTTCGGGATGGCACGCACATGGCCCTGCGCCCCCCGGGGGA GAGTGACACAAGGGACCGCAGGCAGGTGGTTGGCCTAGCCAGGCAGGGAATGGCAGCGGCCAGGGTGGTGGCTGAAGGACGCAAGGGGGCTGCAGCTGGACTTGGGAGGTCGGAGCGGCCACGAGGCCAG CCGAGTGTGCTACGTGCCCGGCCGGGGGGAGCTGGAAACGTTCACCCCGAGGGACGTGCCCCGCCCGCTGGCCGCCAAGCTGGCCGTCCTCCGGCTCTTCACCTGCTGCCTACGGCGGCGGCGTGTGCGCCAG GAGGGGGCCCGGCCCTCGCCCCCCCCAGCGGCCCCCAGCCTCTGCTTGCTGCGCTTCCTTGTGTCCGAGCGGGCGTTGCTGCTGCTCTTCAGCGACGGGACGGTGCAG atcagcggcaggggcaggggcgacGGGGCTCACCTGGTGCTGAGTGGCGGCGGCGAGGAGCTGCGGCTCACGGTCTGGGAAGGCGGCCAGCCCCGCACCTCCTACCCCCGGGGCGCCCTGCAGAGCCCCGGCTGCGCCCCACAAGCCCGCCCGCACCTTGTCCACGCTCTTCACATGCTGCAGAGCATCTAGTGCCCCCTGCAAGGTGA
- the PLK5 gene encoding inactive serine/threonine-protein kinase PLK5 isoform X4 — MDMSTSAVFALKVVPRAGGATLVARGKVGPDLESPGAPQVPGGPQRGPCTGWRLCPWARAAGGRVGPHLQVDREIALHSRLKHRNIVALHGHFADRENVYMVLEYCSRQSLAHVLEARRTLTEPEVRYYLRGLVSGLRYLHQRRIVHRDLKPSNFFLNKNMVVKIGDLGLAARVGPGGHCHRVLCGTPNFLAPEVISRNGHSCQSDLWALGCIMYTVLTGTPPFMVAPLSEMYQNIRDGRYPEPAHLSPNARRLIARLLAPNPAERPSLDHLLQDDFFTQGFTPDRLPARSCYSPPFFTVPQPLGRLFRKVGRLLLPQCRPPCPITASEASGPGEGGSDPDPMEWGSEATLLDTGAPHPEVPVHLLTHGTLRSDPAGPKGSQRQEVEVAIRNLRLCLDPGLPDPPDTPYPATQDPPGEQWPILWAPKWVDYSSKYGFGYQLSDGGSGVLLRDGTHMALRPPGESDTRDRRQVVGLARQGMAAARVVAEGRKGAAAGLGRSERPRGQPSVLRARPGGAGNVHPEGRAPPAGRQAGRPPALHLLPTAAACAPGGGPALAPPSGPQPLLAALPCVRAGVAAALQRRDGADQRQGQGRRGSPGAEWRRRGAAAHGLGRRPAPHLLPPGRPAEPRLRPTSPPAPCPRSSHAAEHLVPPAR, encoded by the exons ATGGACATGTCCACCAGTGCCGTGTTTGCCCTCAAGGTGGTGCCTCGCGCTGGGGGCGCGACCTTAGTCGCCCGTGGTAAGGTAGGCCCGGACCTTGAGAGCCCCGGGGCCCCACAGGTCCCCGGCGGTCCCCAGAGAGGCCCCTGCACGGGGTGGAGGCTCTGCCCCTGGGCCCGAGCCGCGGGCGGACGTGTGGGGCCACACCTGCAGGTGGACCGGGAGATCGCCCTGCACAGCCGCCTGAAGCACCGCAACATTGTAGCCCTCCACGGACACTTTGCTGACCGCGAGAACGTGTACATGGTGCTGGAGTACTGCAGCCGCCAG TCACTGGCCCACGTTCTGGAGGCGCGGCGGACTCTGACGGAGCCCGAGGTGCGCTACTACCTGCGGGGCCTGGTCAGCGGGCTGCGCTACCTGCATCAGCGGCGCATCGTGCACCGTGACCTGAAGCCCA gtAACTTCTTCCTGAACAAGAACATGGTGGTAAAGATTGGAGACCTGGGGCTGGCCGCCAGGGTGGGCCCGGGGGGCCACTGCCACAG AGTGCTCTGCGGGACCCCAAACTTCCTGGCCCCAGAGGTCATCTCCAGGAATGGGCACTCCTGCCAGTCAGACCTCTGGGCTCTTGGCTGCATCAT GTACACAGTGCTGACTGGCACCCCTCCCTTCATGGTGGCTCCCCTGTCCGAGATGTACCAAAACATCCGAGACGGCCGCTACCCCGAGCCCGCCCACCTGTCACCCAACGCGCGCCGCCTCATCGCCCGCCTGCTGGCGCCCAACCCAGCGGAACGGCCCAGCCTGGACCACCTGCTGCAGGACGACTTCTTCACCCAG GGTTTCACCCCGGACCGGCTGCCAGCCCGCTCCTGCTACAGCCCACCCTTCTTCACCGTGCCCCAGCCTCTGGGCAGGCTCTTCCGGAAGGTGGGCCGGCTGCTCCTGCCCCAGTGCCGGCCCCCCT GCCCCATCACGGCTAGCGAGGCCTCGGGCCCAGGAGAAGGTGGATCAGATCCTGACCCCATGGAGTGGGGCAGTGAG GCCACCCTGTTGGACACAGGGGCTCCCCACCCGGAGGTCCCCGTCCACCTGCTCACCCATGGGACCCTCAGGAGCGACCCAGCGG ggcccaaggggagccagaggcaggaggtggaggtggcCATCAGAAACCTGCGGCTCTGCCTGGACCCGGGCCTCCCAG ACCCCCCTGACACCCCTTACCCAGCCACACAGGACCCCCCAGGAGAGCAGTGGCCCATCCTCTGGGCCCCCAAGTGGGTGGATTATTCCAGCAAGTACGGCTTCGGCTACCAGCTGTCGGATGGGGGCAGCGGTGTCCTGCTTCGGGATGGCACGCACATGGCCCTGCGCCCCCCGGGGGA GAGTGACACAAGGGACCGCAGGCAGGTGGTTGGCCTAGCCAGGCAGGGAATGGCAGCGGCCAGGGTGGTGGCTGAAGGACGCAAGGGGGCTGCAGCTGGACTTGGGAGGTCGGAGCGGCCACGAGGCCAG CCGAGTGTGCTACGTGCCCGGCCGGGGGGAGCTGGAAACGTTCACCCCGAGGGACGTGCCCCGCCCGCTGGCCGCCAAGCTGGCCGTCCTCCGGCTCTTCACCTGCTGCCTACGGCGGCGGCGTGTGCGCCAG GAGGGGGCCCGGCCCTCGCCCCCCCCAGCGGCCCCCAGCCTCTGCTTGCTGCGCTTCCTTGTGTCCGAGCGGGCGTTGCTGCTGCTCTTCAGCGACGGGACGGTGCAG atcagcggcaggggcaggggcgacGGGGCTCACCTGGTGCTGAGTGGCGGCGGCGAGGAGCTGCGGCTCACGGTCTGGGAAGGCGGCCAGCCCCGCACCTCCTACCCCCGGGGCGCCCTGCAGAGCCCCGGCTGCGCCCCACAAGCCCGCCCGCACCTTGTCCACGCTCTTCACATGCTGCAGAGCATCTAGTGCCCCCTGCAAGGTGA